A window of Paenibacillus sp. 19GGS1-52 contains these coding sequences:
- a CDS encoding aminopeptidase produces MKEFDVMLEKYANLVVKVGVNIQPGQVLMIHAPLETVELTRLIVGKAYEAGAKYVIVEWEDEVVTRIRYEKAPEDSFGYYPQWQADMLVQFAEEHGAILHIKVPDPELFQGIDSSKVSTAVKAAAVARKDYQGYTRNNKISWSLIKAPTRAWANKVFSDLPEEERVDAMWEAVFQMNRVGSEDPVAAWREHISHLKDSQDRMNAKRYKSLHYRAPGTDLHVEMPEGHLWRGGGGENASGVYFVANMPTEEIYTMPHRTGVNGTVTSTLPLNLNGRLVDGISFTFKDGKVVAYAAESGREHLTSLLETDDGASYLGEMALVPHDSPISRLNRVFYNTGIDENASCHFALGSAYPVNIDGGTKLTSEELLERGANVSLTHVDFMIGSTELDIDGELADGTIEPVFRKGNWVL; encoded by the coding sequence ATGAAAGAGTTTGATGTTATGCTGGAGAAATATGCGAATTTGGTTGTTAAAGTTGGAGTGAATATCCAGCCTGGTCAAGTGCTGATGATACATGCTCCGTTGGAAACGGTGGAGCTTACCCGCCTGATTGTCGGCAAGGCTTATGAAGCAGGCGCAAAATATGTAATAGTAGAGTGGGAGGACGAGGTTGTTACACGTATTCGTTACGAGAAAGCCCCAGAGGACTCTTTCGGTTATTATCCACAGTGGCAAGCAGATATGCTGGTGCAGTTCGCCGAAGAACATGGAGCCATTTTACATATAAAAGTACCGGACCCTGAGTTGTTCCAAGGGATAGATTCCTCCAAAGTATCAACAGCAGTTAAAGCTGCCGCCGTAGCGCGCAAGGACTACCAAGGTTATACAAGAAACAATAAGATCAGCTGGTCGCTCATTAAGGCTCCAACACGTGCTTGGGCCAACAAGGTATTTAGTGATCTCCCGGAAGAAGAACGGGTAGATGCGATGTGGGAAGCTGTATTCCAGATGAACCGGGTAGGCAGTGAAGATCCAGTAGCGGCCTGGCGTGAGCATATCAGCCATTTGAAAGATAGTCAGGACCGTATGAACGCCAAACGTTATAAGAGCCTGCATTATCGTGCGCCAGGGACAGATCTGCATGTGGAGATGCCAGAAGGCCATTTATGGCGTGGAGGCGGAGGTGAAAATGCGAGTGGTGTGTATTTTGTAGCAAATATGCCGACAGAAGAGATCTATACTATGCCACATCGCACCGGGGTTAATGGTACAGTTACCAGTACGCTTCCGCTTAATTTGAATGGCCGCTTGGTTGACGGTATTTCTTTTACATTTAAAGATGGAAAAGTTGTTGCCTATGCAGCTGAATCTGGTCGTGAGCATTTGACGTCCCTACTTGAAACTGACGATGGTGCATCTTATCTAGGGGAAATGGCATTGGTGCCGCATGATTCACCGATCTCGCGCCTAAATCGCGTATTTTATAATACCGGGATTGATGAGAATGCCTCCTGCCATTTTGCACTGGGAAGCGCTTATCCGGTCAATATCGACGGTGGGACGAAGCTAACCAGCGAAGAACTATTGGAACGAGGCGCTAATGTCAGCTTGACACATGTTGATTTCATGATTGGCTCCACCGAGCTGGATATTGACGGTGAACTGGCAGATGGAACGATTGAACCGGTCTTCCGCAAGGGGAATTGGGTACTATAA
- a CDS encoding carbohydrate ABC transporter permease codes for MRAKKFFTVLLLSLIAIAFLFPFYMMIVMGTYYSEDLFKQLPILPSNYLLENLKTIMSASFLRNYWNSFYVAVLFTMVTVSIASITGFAFAKYEFKGKTALYGFILLTMMIPGHLGLIAYVMEMKWFHLNNTHAPLILAGLNNAFGVFFMTQFIRSSVPTEVIESARIDGCSEPAILTRIVVPFLMPAISTLGLISFLGSWNGYLLPLVTINKPELYTLPLGIANLSTVFRTDYSASILGLTLGTLPLIILFLFGSKTLVRGLTGGAVKG; via the coding sequence ATGAGAGCAAAAAAATTCTTTACCGTTCTGCTGCTCAGCCTGATCGCCATCGCCTTCTTATTCCCTTTCTATATGATGATTGTGATGGGAACCTATTATTCCGAAGACCTGTTCAAGCAGCTTCCGATTCTGCCAAGCAACTATTTGCTGGAGAACCTGAAGACAATTATGTCGGCCAGTTTCCTCCGCAATTATTGGAACAGCTTCTATGTTGCCGTTCTGTTTACTATGGTAACGGTTAGTATCGCCTCAATTACCGGATTTGCTTTTGCCAAATATGAATTCAAAGGAAAGACTGCCCTCTATGGCTTCATTCTACTGACGATGATGATTCCTGGACATCTGGGCCTGATCGCCTACGTCATGGAAATGAAGTGGTTCCACCTTAACAACACCCATGCGCCGCTGATTCTGGCTGGACTGAACAATGCCTTCGGAGTATTTTTCATGACCCAGTTCATCCGCTCTTCCGTTCCGACAGAGGTTATTGAAAGTGCGCGGATCGACGGCTGCTCGGAGCCGGCAATTCTCACAAGAATCGTTGTTCCATTTCTGATGCCGGCCATCAGCACGCTGGGGCTGATCTCCTTCCTCGGCTCCTGGAACGGCTACTTGCTACCGCTCGTAACGATCAACAAGCCGGAGCTTTACACGCTGCCGCTCGGGATTGCGAATCTGTCTACTGTCTTCCGCACGGACTATTCAGCAAGTATTCTTGGCCTTACCCTCGGCACACTGCCGCTGATTATTCTCTTCCTGTTTGGCTCCAAAACATTGGTCAGAGGACTCACAGGTGGGGCTGTCAAAGGTTAA
- a CDS encoding sugar ABC transporter permease, producing MQKAKGISTKNKWPYLFITPYFLSYAVLSLFPILFTLYISLTDWDLYGNRNFIGLSNYTQLFFHDAFFWKSLLNVIIFMAVYLPALVLIGMLMASLIESKLIRRKTFFRLSVFSAYMTTPVAVGIIFSLLFDWQGGFFNNLLMELGIIHDKINWLGTASSSRWVVILMVFWKNLGYFVMFYTAGMASIDTSIYEAAVIDGASSKNVFLRITIPLLKPINLFLIITSIISGLQLVEEPMLLFSGWASGSSMVGGPDGSTFTPIWYMFDASFNGSAFKYGKGAAIAYGTFLFIALFSVVGMKWINRDGDDK from the coding sequence ATGCAGAAAGCGAAAGGAATCAGCACTAAAAATAAATGGCCGTATCTGTTCATCACCCCTTATTTCTTATCCTACGCAGTACTGAGCTTGTTCCCGATCCTCTTCACCCTTTACATCAGCCTTACGGACTGGGATTTGTACGGGAACCGGAATTTCATCGGACTCAGCAATTACACACAGTTATTTTTCCATGATGCATTCTTCTGGAAATCTCTGCTTAATGTCATCATTTTTATGGCGGTATACCTTCCTGCTCTTGTTCTTATAGGCATGCTTATGGCCAGTCTGATCGAGAGCAAGTTGATTCGCAGGAAAACATTCTTCCGTCTTAGCGTATTCAGTGCCTACATGACAACTCCGGTCGCGGTCGGAATAATCTTCTCGCTGCTGTTCGACTGGCAAGGCGGTTTCTTCAACAATCTGCTGATGGAACTGGGCATTATTCATGATAAGATAAATTGGCTGGGCACCGCCAGCTCCTCCCGCTGGGTAGTGATTCTGATGGTATTCTGGAAGAATCTCGGCTACTTCGTGATGTTCTATACCGCAGGGATGGCCAGCATTGACACCTCTATCTACGAGGCTGCGGTGATCGACGGAGCTTCGTCCAAAAATGTGTTCCTGCGTATCACCATTCCACTGCTGAAGCCGATCAATCTATTCCTAATTATCACCTCAATCATCAGCGGCCTGCAGCTTGTGGAAGAACCGATGCTGCTGTTCAGCGGCTGGGCTTCTGGCTCCAGTATGGTCGGTGGACCGGACGGATCTACCTTTACGCCGATCTGGTATATGTTCGACGCTTCCTTCAACGGCAGTGCGTTCAAATATGGCAAAGGGGCAGCAATTGCCTATGGAACCTTCCTATTCATCGCTTTGTTCTCGGTTGTTGGCATGAAATGGATCAACAGGGACGGTGACGACAAATGA
- a CDS encoding extracellular solute-binding protein — translation MKKIQTSIASGTELPDIIWGEAAFRGALYELNVLQSLSGEPYNFDTSNLLDFELPLLTNSKGELVGLEQSGSPGALAYKRDLAKQYFGTDDPDKLTAMFTDWDTFIAKGKEVYDKSGGKTFMLGSLMDAYVIFSNQSTTAIVDGTKVNTGEVLRIFTQLQSIRDNNGEGKLAMWSPTWNASYSQDNVIFYPAANWSPEFVIKPNDKASTGRWGLMVPPEGGYPYGGTTIGIWKDSKNKDAAWAYLNWLLGTDEGAEANFATSDYILPLKSFFKDTSKLSSGADEYFGGQDLGKFWVEKVFPNMKSKAVTKYDQDIYSSSELVLQVMAQDKSFDAKQALEKWEEQLKKNHPELTFE, via the coding sequence TTGAAAAAAATTCAGACCTCCATCGCTTCCGGCACCGAATTGCCGGATATTATCTGGGGAGAAGCAGCCTTCCGCGGCGCTCTGTATGAACTGAACGTACTGCAAAGCTTGTCGGGAGAACCGTACAACTTCGATACGTCCAATCTGCTCGATTTCGAGCTGCCGCTGCTGACGAACAGCAAGGGAGAACTTGTCGGTCTGGAACAATCCGGCTCACCTGGCGCACTGGCCTATAAGCGTGATCTGGCTAAACAGTACTTTGGAACAGATGATCCCGATAAATTAACAGCAATGTTTACCGATTGGGATACCTTTATTGCTAAAGGCAAAGAAGTATATGACAAAAGCGGCGGTAAGACGTTTATGCTGGGAAGTCTGATGGATGCCTACGTCATCTTCTCCAACCAGAGTACAACCGCGATTGTTGACGGAACCAAAGTGAATACCGGTGAGGTGCTGCGGATATTTACTCAATTGCAGTCCATCCGCGACAATAACGGTGAGGGCAAACTAGCGATGTGGTCGCCTACCTGGAATGCCTCTTACTCGCAAGACAACGTTATCTTCTACCCGGCGGCGAACTGGTCGCCAGAATTCGTAATTAAGCCCAACGACAAGGCCAGTACTGGCCGCTGGGGTCTGATGGTGCCTCCGGAAGGCGGGTACCCATACGGCGGTACGACAATCGGCATTTGGAAAGACAGCAAAAACAAGGATGCAGCTTGGGCGTATCTTAACTGGCTGTTAGGCACTGACGAAGGCGCTGAAGCTAACTTTGCCACTTCCGACTACATTTTACCGCTGAAATCCTTCTTTAAGGATACCTCCAAGCTTTCTTCCGGAGCGGATGAATATTTTGGCGGACAGGACCTCGGAAAGTTCTGGGTAGAGAAGGTATTCCCAAACATGAAGTCCAAAGCTGTGACTAAATACGATCAGGATATTTACAGCTCTTCTGAGCTGGTGTTGCAGGTCATGGCGCAGGACAAAAGCTTTGATGCCAAGCAGGCACTGGAGAAATGGGAAGAACAGCTGAAGAAAAACCACCCTGAACTGACCTTCGAATAA
- a CDS encoding histidine kinase — protein MRKIKNKILGSVILIVTLSVTAISALAYEQFSSILETQALREDTIHLEQTTNQMNHLIDDVQKYAANMVNDELLQQFAERLQYPSTYDELSAYRDVVTQLTKFNVLRDYLESSAIVRSDGKVFWSSLYLDPYFEQLLQEEWYQNALNSNTKSGFSAPHTILDGGSKKVVSFFIRFDSRYGGVLLLNIDYAAFESLFQYLGQSFDQVAWIGADHSLLYQQGIAADPPAAQMLTISGPDIQVIKRDKGYYLTSVFDKSQWSVYTFTSNDRFYEWVGYIVRYWAIFLALCLMLCFLLFLPIISNIIRPILQMTKAMKQVSMGNYNVHLSFRSNDELSVLKNGFEMMLGDIERQMSEKVEQERWKRKMSAELLFAQINPHFIYNTLNTVVYLARKKNYTAIEEMIESFIGILHDAVNIGDAGLYVTVEQEMNIIDHFVRIQNYRYADRFELVWNVEEQALGDYIPKSLIQPLVENSIFHGFSEKESIGRIEIIIRKRSGRLLISVRDDGCGMSQAKAQAIMNGALPPARLPSGAMKQIGLWNIRERIEYLYGQEGRLVIRSSEQGGTKISVLLPSRQHSAE, from the coding sequence ATGCGCAAAATAAAAAACAAAATTCTCGGCAGCGTCATCCTTATTGTCACTCTATCTGTCACGGCCATCAGTGCATTGGCATATGAGCAGTTCTCTTCAATTCTTGAAACCCAGGCGCTGCGTGAAGATACTATTCATTTGGAGCAGACTACGAATCAGATGAACCATCTGATTGATGATGTGCAGAAATATGCGGCCAATATGGTCAACGATGAGCTGCTTCAGCAGTTCGCAGAACGACTGCAATATCCTTCGACCTATGACGAGCTCAGCGCTTACCGGGATGTGGTTACCCAACTAACCAAATTCAATGTGCTGCGCGACTATCTTGAAAGCTCGGCCATTGTCCGTTCAGATGGCAAGGTTTTCTGGTCTTCGCTGTATCTCGATCCATACTTTGAGCAGTTGCTTCAGGAGGAGTGGTACCAGAATGCGCTGAACAGCAACACCAAAAGCGGGTTTTCAGCCCCCCACACCATTCTGGATGGCGGCAGCAAAAAGGTCGTGAGCTTCTTTATCCGTTTCGATTCCCGGTATGGGGGTGTACTGCTGCTGAACATCGATTATGCAGCGTTCGAGAGCCTATTTCAGTATTTAGGCCAGTCCTTTGACCAAGTGGCCTGGATCGGGGCGGACCATTCGTTACTGTATCAGCAGGGCATCGCGGCAGATCCTCCAGCAGCACAAATGCTGACGATAAGTGGACCGGACATTCAGGTGATCAAGCGTGACAAGGGCTATTATCTGACTAGTGTCTTTGATAAATCACAGTGGTCCGTCTACACTTTTACCTCCAATGACCGGTTCTACGAGTGGGTTGGTTATATTGTGCGCTACTGGGCCATTTTCCTCGCATTATGTCTCATGCTCTGCTTCCTGTTGTTTCTTCCTATTATTTCAAATATTATCCGGCCAATACTGCAGATGACCAAAGCCATGAAGCAGGTATCCATGGGCAATTATAATGTTCACCTGTCGTTCCGCAGTAACGACGAGCTCTCCGTGCTGAAGAACGGCTTTGAAATGATGCTTGGTGATATTGAGCGGCAGATGAGTGAAAAGGTAGAGCAGGAGCGCTGGAAACGAAAAATGTCTGCTGAGCTGCTGTTTGCACAGATTAATCCCCATTTTATCTACAATACACTGAACACCGTTGTTTATCTGGCCCGAAAAAAGAATTATACGGCCATCGAAGAAATGATTGAATCCTTCATTGGCATTCTGCATGATGCTGTCAATATCGGCGATGCCGGTCTGTATGTCACGGTGGAGCAGGAGATGAATATTATTGATCACTTCGTACGGATTCAGAATTACAGATATGCGGACCGGTTCGAGCTGGTCTGGAATGTGGAAGAGCAGGCTTTGGGTGACTATATTCCAAAAAGCCTGATCCAACCGCTGGTGGAAAACTCTATTTTTCATGGATTTTCAGAGAAGGAGTCTATCGGACGCATTGAAATTATTATCCGCAAGCGCAGCGGACGGCTGCTGATTTCAGTCAGGGATGACGGCTGCGGTATGAGCCAGGCAAAGGCCCAAGCTATTATGAACGGAGCTCTACCACCAGCACGCCTTCCTTCGGGTGCTATGAAACAGATTGGCCTGTGGAATATCAGGGAACGAATCGAGTATTTGTACGGTCAGGAAGGCCGCCTGGTCATCCGCTCAAGCGAGCAAGGAGGCACGAAGATATCCGTTCTCCTGCCATCACGGCAGCATTCTGCAGAGTGA
- a CDS encoding response regulator translates to MNSLISVMLVDDEPLALDNVYQMVPWAENGFQVVAKATSGRMALRMFEELQPQIVITDISMSPMDGLELGRLVVQLAPKTRLIFLTAYRDFDYARQALEMRAAHYLLKHEISRNRLLEQLKLLKEGLAADAAEEDGHGHALHILLKDMLAGKYQAPTGNQESRLHRLVTEHQRGQPALLYFELGAAILLDGSRRNKRWPASIMWKNIEEEIRIQSTDIEEIHVLEMDEGGYIILLKLSSSSSLLLQHYNLRQIAAQVLVSLKAYCEGVLPRMIISAGSGAELPDRRYAAIRQAYDYSMFLPPGAVFLLEQALSAGDDSIIANEVRQYLLSPEKSKLDSLKVSLEKVAAQARLGDMRAVIGEIGDECRKDGSCSTDLDLGTDARQIISSIYRILEERLQRRQLKNNYSRWVNKAMDYVVGNYADPDLSLETVAGHLQISSIHLRTTFKRETGQSLLDYTTEYRVALAKQLLQTGEFKIYEVSEKVGYKTSQYFSQVFKKTTGIQPKDFLQQKGGE, encoded by the coding sequence ATGAATTCATTAATTTCGGTCATGCTTGTGGATGATGAACCGCTTGCACTTGATAATGTTTACCAGATGGTTCCATGGGCAGAGAACGGATTTCAAGTAGTCGCAAAGGCAACCAGTGGGCGCATGGCGCTGCGGATGTTTGAAGAATTACAGCCGCAGATTGTCATCACCGACATTTCTATGTCGCCTATGGACGGACTGGAGCTGGGCCGCCTTGTGGTCCAGCTTGCCCCCAAAACCCGGCTGATCTTTCTGACTGCTTACCGGGATTTCGATTATGCCCGTCAGGCGCTGGAAATGCGTGCGGCTCATTATCTGCTTAAGCACGAAATCAGCCGCAACCGTCTGCTTGAACAGCTGAAGCTGCTTAAGGAAGGCTTGGCAGCAGATGCAGCCGAGGAAGATGGACATGGACACGCGCTCCATATTTTGCTTAAAGATATGCTGGCGGGCAAGTACCAGGCTCCCACGGGGAATCAAGAATCGCGCCTGCATCGTCTCGTTACAGAACATCAGCGGGGGCAACCTGCACTGCTGTATTTTGAGTTGGGAGCTGCAATTCTGCTAGATGGAAGCCGCCGGAACAAACGCTGGCCGGCATCCATCATGTGGAAGAACATCGAAGAAGAAATTCGCATCCAGTCAACGGATATAGAGGAAATTCATGTTTTGGAGATGGATGAAGGAGGCTACATTATCCTGTTGAAGCTGTCTTCTTCAAGCAGTCTATTGCTGCAGCATTATAACTTACGGCAGATTGCGGCTCAAGTGCTGGTTAGTCTGAAGGCGTATTGTGAGGGTGTACTTCCTCGAATGATTATTTCTGCAGGCAGCGGCGCAGAATTGCCGGACCGGAGATATGCGGCGATCAGACAGGCGTATGATTATTCAATGTTTCTGCCGCCAGGCGCTGTATTTCTGCTGGAACAGGCTCTTTCTGCTGGAGACGATTCCATTATTGCCAATGAAGTCAGACAGTATTTATTGTCTCCCGAGAAGAGCAAACTGGACAGTCTGAAAGTCAGTTTGGAGAAAGTAGCCGCCCAGGCACGTTTGGGAGATATGCGTGCAGTCATTGGTGAGATCGGCGACGAATGCCGCAAGGACGGAAGCTGCAGCACCGACCTAGATCTTGGCACAGACGCACGGCAAATTATAAGCAGTATATACCGGATTCTGGAAGAGCGATTGCAGCGGCGGCAGCTCAAGAATAATTATTCACGCTGGGTGAATAAAGCAATGGATTATGTTGTGGGCAATTATGCCGATCCCGACCTGTCCCTGGAGACTGTCGCGGGCCACCTGCAGATCAGCAGCATTCATCTGCGCACCACCTTCAAGCGGGAGACTGGCCAGTCCCTGCTGGACTACACGACGGAATACCGAGTCGCGCTGGCTAAACAGCTCCTGCAGACTGGTGAATTCAAGATATATGAGGTGTCCGAGAAAGTAGGATACAAAACTAGCCAATATTTCAGTCAGGTATTTAAAAAAACCACCGGCATACAGCCCAAGGACTTCCTGCAGCAGAAGGGAGGCGAATAG
- a CDS encoding alpha-L-fucosidase: protein MDEFIKNAAQIIPSARQLAWQELEFYSFIHFGINTFTDKEWGLGDEDPTIFNPEAFSAKQWVDVCKSAGMKGLILTCKHHDGFCLWPSSYTEHSVKNSPWRGGNGDLVKEVADACREGGISFGVYLSPWDRHDERYGSSVYNDYFKDQLRELLTHYGDIFCVWFDGACGEGPNGLKQVYDWEGYYEVIRELQPGAVISVCGPDVRWCGNEAGHTRDSEWSVVPAELQDREKIQEESQQADDGEFSKQIRSHDENLGSREAITGKDKLVWYPAEVNTSIRPGWFYHTAEDDKVRSLEVLLDIYYKSVGGNSTFLLNLPPDKRGLIHENDSKRMSELGRTLRSTFKHNLASKAHADATETLDENHAAHRILDGNKDTYWCPKEGTEQAGVEIDLNVEQTFDTIVLKEHIQSGQRIEKLHLEYLHEGSWKRFCECTVVGHKRILNFPEIKARYIRLTIEKSRWCPSLSALEVYLSSRSMGNW from the coding sequence ATGGATGAATTTATCAAAAACGCAGCACAAATTATACCGTCAGCACGACAACTGGCATGGCAAGAGTTAGAATTCTATTCCTTTATTCATTTCGGCATTAACACCTTTACGGATAAAGAATGGGGGCTTGGAGACGAAGACCCAACTATATTTAATCCCGAAGCATTTAGTGCAAAGCAATGGGTGGATGTTTGCAAATCGGCAGGAATGAAAGGCTTGATCTTGACTTGCAAGCATCATGATGGATTCTGCCTCTGGCCTAGTAGCTACACGGAACATTCAGTTAAGAACAGTCCATGGCGCGGCGGAAATGGCGACCTTGTGAAGGAAGTAGCCGATGCGTGCCGCGAAGGGGGGATTTCATTCGGGGTTTATTTGTCTCCATGGGACCGTCATGATGAGCGTTACGGATCCTCGGTATACAACGACTATTTCAAAGATCAATTGCGTGAGTTGTTGACCCATTACGGCGACATCTTTTGTGTTTGGTTCGATGGTGCGTGCGGTGAGGGTCCCAATGGATTAAAACAGGTCTATGATTGGGAAGGGTATTACGAGGTGATACGAGAATTACAGCCGGGCGCAGTGATATCCGTATGTGGTCCAGATGTTCGTTGGTGCGGCAATGAGGCGGGCCACACTCGGGATTCCGAATGGAGTGTCGTTCCTGCAGAGCTTCAGGATCGCGAAAAAATTCAAGAAGAGTCACAGCAAGCCGACGACGGTGAGTTCTCCAAGCAAATCCGCTCCCACGATGAGAATTTGGGCAGCAGAGAAGCCATTACGGGTAAGGATAAACTCGTATGGTACCCGGCTGAAGTGAATACCTCGATTCGACCTGGCTGGTTCTACCACACTGCAGAGGATGACAAGGTTAGAAGTCTTGAAGTGCTCTTGGATATCTACTATAAATCGGTTGGCGGGAATTCGACGTTTCTATTGAATCTTCCCCCGGATAAGCGCGGACTCATACATGAAAATGATTCCAAGCGAATGTCCGAGCTCGGAAGAACGCTCAGGTCTACTTTCAAGCATAATCTTGCCTCGAAAGCGCATGCCGACGCCACGGAAACGCTGGATGAGAACCACGCTGCCCATCGGATATTGGACGGGAATAAAGATACGTACTGGTGTCCCAAAGAAGGTACGGAGCAGGCTGGGGTTGAAATTGATCTGAATGTTGAGCAGACATTTGATACTATCGTGCTCAAGGAGCATATACAGTCCGGTCAGCGAATAGAAAAACTTCACCTGGAATACCTGCATGAGGGTTCGTGGAAACGGTTCTGTGAATGTACGGTTGTCGGGCATAAGCGCATCCTTAATTTCCCGGAAATTAAAGCAAGATATATACGCCTGACCATTGAAAAATCACGATGGTGCCCATCCCTTTCCGCTCTTGAAGTGTACCTAAGTTCGCGGAGTATGGGGAATTGGTAA
- a CDS encoding beta-galactosidase, with product MFAGTNYHPHDWPRERWKHDIDLMRKASFNIVRLGHLCWDSFEPSEGEFTFEWFDEVMDLFHEAGIQVVLDIATRPAPTWLHKKHPEIDRSDTNGIRLEAQTRYMEDVGHPAFQDYAYKFAEKLVCQYRNHPALYAFGLCNELGSGAPSYSSHARDRFEAWLTEKYETVDNLNQAWTTQRWSRKLNSFHDVVLPISGQIQGAPERVLDMWRFYSDEILVYMKGLSRIVKQLAPGVRESTNHWSENPGYGFDYLKQYQDIIDLPGIGFYPGTNPEDRKALTAACFFMDHRIGELDQPIWCLEFQTGDFGGYGSPRKAMRMYAYLSLVHRAQAVCAWTWRTMLGGEEQYVFGLVDHDGSPGWKYEEFKQIAEEFNLLKERGLPRRTSPQIAIAYSYESMKVMDGNRSFYKTEYTQQVLQAYEALMRANIDCNIVNLRNMQKDYKILIVPGHAVMDKASAAAIRSYVEDGGTALMTAYSAKVNEHNRVFDTPLPGELSDVFGIRSGAFMRTRSHTPAENAGGLEKTELHLEREKPAISIGEREYQPGIDYYEILEARTAETVAAFTNTLDKSPAVTRNRYGKGEAIYVAIPADADFLSLLLDMLYPTLGIQKGPATPAGVVARKLDDGSLICVNTTGTEQTIKLDREASGLLSGNHFENSLTLGAYEVELLMY from the coding sequence TTGTTTGCAGGAACGAATTACCATCCGCACGATTGGCCCCGAGAGAGATGGAAACACGATATTGATTTGATGCGGAAAGCATCCTTCAATATTGTCCGACTGGGGCATCTGTGTTGGGATAGCTTTGAACCATCTGAAGGTGAATTTACTTTTGAGTGGTTCGATGAGGTGATGGATCTTTTTCATGAGGCAGGAATACAGGTCGTTCTCGATATCGCAACTCGCCCTGCTCCAACTTGGCTGCACAAAAAACATCCCGAGATTGATCGTTCAGATACCAACGGCATTCGATTAGAAGCGCAAACGCGTTATATGGAGGACGTTGGTCATCCAGCCTTTCAGGACTATGCTTACAAGTTCGCCGAGAAACTGGTATGCCAATATCGAAACCATCCGGCACTTTATGCTTTTGGATTGTGCAACGAGCTTGGTTCAGGTGCGCCTTCCTATTCCAGTCACGCTAGAGACCGCTTTGAAGCTTGGCTAACGGAAAAGTATGAAACGGTAGACAACCTGAACCAAGCATGGACCACTCAGCGCTGGTCCCGTAAATTGAATAGTTTTCACGATGTCGTACTTCCGATTTCTGGTCAAATTCAAGGCGCACCGGAACGAGTGCTGGACATGTGGCGGTTCTATTCTGATGAAATCTTGGTGTACATGAAGGGTCTAAGCCGGATAGTGAAACAGTTAGCCCCAGGTGTCAGGGAATCTACCAACCATTGGTCGGAGAATCCCGGATACGGGTTCGACTATTTAAAGCAATATCAAGATATCATTGATTTACCCGGAATCGGATTCTATCCCGGCACCAATCCAGAAGACAGAAAAGCTTTGACCGCCGCCTGCTTCTTTATGGATCATCGCATAGGGGAGCTTGACCAACCCATTTGGTGCCTTGAATTCCAGACCGGCGACTTCGGAGGCTACGGCTCACCGCGTAAAGCCATGAGAATGTATGCCTATCTCTCGCTTGTTCATAGAGCGCAAGCAGTCTGTGCGTGGACCTGGCGTACTATGCTGGGTGGTGAGGAGCAATATGTATTCGGTCTGGTTGATCATGATGGCAGTCCGGGATGGAAGTATGAAGAGTTCAAACAAATCGCCGAGGAATTCAATCTTTTGAAGGAACGTGGGCTTCCCAGAAGGACCAGTCCACAGATCGCCATTGCCTACTCGTACGAAAGCATGAAGGTGATGGACGGCAACCGGAGTTTTTACAAAACAGAGTATACCCAGCAAGTATTGCAAGCTTACGAGGCCCTTATGCGTGCAAATATTGACTGTAATATCGTGAATTTGCGCAACATGCAAAAGGATTACAAAATCCTGATCGTGCCGGGACATGCCGTTATGGATAAAGCATCGGCGGCAGCTATTCGCTCCTACGTTGAAGACGGGGGCACCGCCCTGATGACGGCATATTCTGCGAAAGTCAATGAACATAATCGCGTCTTTGATACACCGCTGCCCGGAGAGCTCAGCGATGTATTCGGTATCCGTAGCGGAGCATTCATGAGAACCAGAAGCCATACGCCTGCCGAGAATGCTGGTGGTCTTGAGAAGACGGAGCTTCATCTGGAACGTGAAAAGCCGGCTATTTCAATTGGAGAGCGGGAATATCAGCCTGGTATTGACTATTATGAAATACTGGAAGCCCGCACGGCCGAGACGGTAGCGGCATTTACGAATACATTGGATAAGTCGCCCGCTGTAACACGTAACCGTTACGGCAAGGGAGAGGCGATTTATGTCGCCATACCTGCGGATGCGGATTTTCTAAGTTTGCTTCTGGACATGTTGTACCCGACGCTTGGCATTCAGAAAGGTCCCGCAACCCCTGCAGGCGTTGTCGCACGCAAACTGGATGACGGCTCTTTAATCTGTGTGAACACCACCGGCACAGAGCAAACCATAAAGCTTGACCGAGAAGCATCCGGGCTGTTGTCCGGCAATCATTTTGAGAATTCGCTTACTTTAGGCGCTTATGAGGTAGAACTTCTAATGTACTAA